Genomic segment of Rattus norvegicus strain BN/NHsdMcwi chromosome 7, GRCr8, whole genome shotgun sequence:
cctctaattgaaccagcaccatttgttgaaaatgctatcttttccccattggatggttttagctccgttgtcaaagatcaagtgaccatagctgtgtgggttcatttctgggtcttcaattctattccaatgatctgcctatctgtctctgtaccaatatcatacagtttttatcactatttctctgtaatactacctcaggtcagggatggtgattcctgcagaagttcttttattgttgagtacagttttcgctatcttgttttttttggggggggggggttggtttttgtttttgtttttgtttttgtttttttgtgttgctattccagacgaatttgcaaattacttttTCTATCAATATAAAGAATtgatttggtgttttgatggtgcatgcattgagtctgtagactgcttttggcaaaatggccatttttattatattaatcctgccaatccatgagcatgggaggtctttccatcttctgagatcttcaattttcttctttagagatgtgaagttcttttcatgcagatctttcacttgctttgttaaagttgcaccaagatattttacattatttgggactattgtgaagggtgtcattttcctaatttctttctcagcctgtttatcatttgaatagagaaaagctactgatttgtttgagttaattttatacccagacaatttgctgaaagtgtttgccaggtttagtagttcttttgtggaacttttagggtcacttaaatatactgctggggatctagctcagtggtagagcatgctcaaggccctgggttcggtcctcggctccaaaaaaaaaaaaaaaaaaaaaaaaatatatatatatatatatatatatatatatatatactatcatatcatctgcaaatagtgatgttttgacttcttcttttccaatttgtttccttatgatctccttttgttgtctgattgctctggctggaacttcaagaactatattgaataagtagggagagagtgggcagccttttctagtccctgattttagtaggattgtttcaagtttctctccatttagtttgatggcagctattggtttgctgtatattgcttttactatatttaggtatgggccttgacttcctgatctttcctggacttttatcatgaaggggtgttgaattttgtcacatgctttctcagcatctaatgtaatgatcatgtggtttttatttctgagtttgtctatatagtggattatattgatggttttctgcatattgaaccatccctgcaaccctgggatgaggcctactagATCATGTTGGATGAaggttttgatgtgatcttggattccatttgcaagaattttattgagtattgttgtgtcgatattcataagggaaattctctgaagttgtcttttttgttagatctttgtgtggtttaggtttaagagtaattgtggctttatagaaggaatttggtagcattccatctgtttttattgtgtggaatagtttggacagtattggtatgaggtcttatatcaaggtctggtagaattctgcactaaactcatctggtcctagGCTTGTTTTAGTTGAGAGCCTTTTAttaactgcttctttttctttaggtgttatgggtttttttagatggtttatttgttcctgatttaactttggtacctggtatacctctagaaaattgttcatttcctccagatttcccagttttattgaatataggcttttatagtgtgttctgattattttttttaaatttcctcaaattctgttgttatatctccctattcatttctgtttttgttaatttggacacactctctgtgacctctggttagtctaactCCTTAGTTATCTATcctgttgactttctcaaagaaccagctccttgttttgttgattctttgtttctacttggttgatttttttttatttcatccttgagtttgattatttcctgccttctacttttcttagatgtatttgtttctttttgttctagaggttttatgtgtgctgtcaagctgtggacatatgttctctcctgtttccttttgcaggcactcagagctgagttttcctcttaacactgctttcattgcgtcccataagtttgggtatgttgtatcttcattttcattaaattctatgaagtctttaatttttttctttatttcttccttaaccaagttgtcattgagtagagtgttcaACTTCcaatatgtgggctttctgtcattatttttgttattgaagaccaaccttagtccgcggtgatctgataggatgcatgggattatttctatcttactgtatctgttgaggcctgttttgtgactgattatatggtcagttttggagaaggtaccgtgaggtgctgagaagaagggatATCATTTGGTTTTGGGgtggaatgttctttaaatatgtgttaaatccatttggttcaataCTTCTGTTAGTTGTAATaagtctgtgtttaatttctgtttctatgacctgtccattgatgagagtggggtgttgaaatctcctactattattgtgtgaggtgaaatgtgtggtttgagttttagtaaggtttgaatgtaggtgcccttgcatttggaacatagatatttaggattgagagttcatctttgtggatttttcctttcatgaatatgaagtgtccttccttatcttttttgatgacttttggttgaaagtcaacttcattcgatattagaatgacaactccagcttgtttctttgggctattcgcttggaaagttgttttccagccctttactctgaagtagtgacTCTGTTtatctctgaggtatgtttcctgtatgcaggaaaatgctgggcctctttacatatccattctgttagtctatgtctttttattggggaattgagtccattgatgttgagagattttaaggaatagtgattgttgcttcctgttatttttgttgttagaggtggaattatgtttgtgtggctatcttctattgggttagttgaaattagactactttcttgctttttgtaagGGGTAGTTTCCATCacgtgttggagttttccatctattatcttttttagagctggatttgtgggaagatattgtgtaaattttgttaattcatggaatatcttggtttctccatctatgttaattgagagtttttgtggatatagtagcctgggctggcatttgtgttctcttagggtctgtatgacgtctgcCCAAgatctctggctttcatagactttGGTCAGAGGTCtgttgtaattcttataggtctgcctctatatgtcacttgacctttttcccttactgcttttaatatcctttcttttttgtgtgtgcatttagttttttgactattatgtgatgggaggaatttctcttctggttcaatctatttggagttctgtaggcttcttgtatgtttatgggcatctctttaggttagggaagttttttgtttttaaataattttgttgaagatattaactagcccttaaattgggagtcttcgctctcttctatacctagtatccttaggtttgatcttctcattgtgtcctggatttcctagatgttctgagttaggagctttttgcattttacgttatctttgacgattgtgtctatgttttctatggtatttctgcccctgagaatctctcttctatctcttgtattccgttggtgatgcttgcatctatgacttcttaTCTcatccttaggttttctatctccaggattgtctccctttttgctttctttatcgtttctatttccatttttaaatcctggacagttttgttcaattccttcacctgtttggtattgttttcctgtaattctttcagggatttttgtgtttcctctttaagggcttctacttgtttacttgagTTGTCCTGCATTTcattaagagagttatttatgtccttcctaaagtcctccatcattatcaaaatatgtgattttaaatcaaaatcttgttttttcagtgtgtttggatatccagtattttcacTGATAATGCCATGTAGCCTTAATTTCTGTTGCAtaagttcctgtgcttgtctcttgccataAGGTCGTCTTTGGTGTTAgcttatcttgctgtttctgacaatgACTTAACCTttctgtaggcctctgtgtcagcactcctgtagaactgttttcctgttttgttttggtttgctttttttttcagccatTTCTGGCTCCACTCTCAGGTGGATATCCTGGACTAACTCTGTAGAACAGCTTAGCCTCAAATTCATGTGTTTGATTTTCTGTATCTCTTGATTACTATGTTAATGGACATGTGATCTCTTGTCTAGTAAATACATTCTTCCTCAGTAAACATTTATAATAATTTCCCTTTAAATATTAGATAATACCTTAATAAAGAACAATGTTTCAGATATTAGTCTTCAGTAAGAAAGTCCTATAAACATGAAAAagtgataaatatattattatcaCCATGAACAATACACACTGACAAATATTTATGTGGTCTGTTGACCataataaatttatttacttttttaaaaggaatgaGAATGGCATCTGGACACTTTGCAATGGGaatttttctcttctcccagaTTACATTGGGAATGCTTGGCAATTCCTCAATATTATTTCATTACATCTTTTTGATGTTCACTAGAAAACACTTAATGCCCAAAGACCTGATTTTAAAGCACTTGACTTTTGCCAACTCTTTGTCTATCATCTCAAGAGGCATTCCACGGGCCATGTCAGATTGTGGATTTAAGTATTTTCTGGATGATATTGGATGTAAATTGATTGTGTATATATGCCGAATAACAAGGGGAATGTCCCTTTATGCAATGTGCCTACTCAGTTGCTTCCAGGCAATCACTATCAACCAGAGCAACTCCAAGTGTTTGACACTTAAGCACAGAACCACCAAGTACATTGGTTCCTGCTGCTCAGTCAGTTGGCTTGTGCAACTCTTTCTAAACATCTTGACTCCAACAAGAGTGTCAGGCCCCATTTACAACAAAAATGTAACTAACATGATGAGTTATGGATACTGCTCATGGATTGCTTCAGGCAATATGGCAACTGCAGTTTATGTGTTATTACTGTGCTTCTCTGATGCTGTGTGTCTGGGTCTCATGGCCTGCTCAAGTGTCTCCATGGTTAGTATTCTCTACAGACATAAGAGACAAGTCAAACATATCCACAGTGCTCAGCACCTTATAAAAGACTCTCCTGAGGACAGAGCCACACAAACTATCCTCATTCTAATGTGCACATTTGTCCTTTCTTACTCATTCTCCTCCATAGTGGTCATCTTTACAACCTACTCCAAATATCCAATGCTATGGGGGGTAAGTGTAATTACATTCGTAGAAATATGCTTTCCCATATTTTGCCCCTTTGTTATCATCAGCAATATGAACACTATTTCCAGTCCATTTTTACCCTGCTTTGGTAAGCCATAGCTTCCTCCATGTATGACATAAAATCTTGTGGTCAATCTCTTCTTATATATTAGTGTATTGTTTGAATTGTTGTAAAATGTTAAGACTGTAATTTGAAAACATCAAACCTCCTGGAAGTGACTCCATCATTATGTGGAATAGAAATTTTATCACAGCATTTTTTTACAGAATTTGATATCAAATACTAAGCAATTTTCAAATATATGTGATTATCATATTAAACAAAATGTCATGTGGTATAAGTCAAAGTAAAGGTAAACTTAAGAAAAATACATATAGGAGAACAGACATTTTTTGTTGCTCAGAATGGATGTTTTTCTTGAATGCATGTCTGTACCACATGCATGAAATGACCACACAGCTTAGAAAAGCCATTGTACCACTTAGGACTAGTTCTTCAAGTAGTTTTTAGCCACCAGTGAGTgattgaaataataccaggggctgctggaagagcagtcagtgctcttcagtACCAAGGATTCTTTCAAGCCCCACCTTTTCCCAtaagaataaagtttattttaaaatttgcacTTAAATAAAGTTAAATACTACAGAATGCATATATCTGTAATTTAAACCATAATTGTATTTAAAAGAGAAGGGCCACAAAATAATGTGAATATAATGAAATTGTGTGTGTAGGTAAAAAGTCATTGTCATTGTAACAAAAATGTATGCAAGTCATTGAAATAAACAAGGCACCTTAGTAGTTACTAGGGGGGAAATGAAAGTGGCCGGtcattcatatttatttaaaGGTATTTCAACATTTTGGGGGACCtttattgaaaagaaaagatAACAACCACACTATTTACTAAGAATGCTTTCTACCAACTCTGATTTCTTTCTGGGGGTTCTCCTGTGGCCTAAATGCTAATGAGGTTGCAAAAATCCTAACTAAATTCATATAGTTAGTGAAAAGAGAAAATACCTTAAACACAAACAGGCCAGTTGCCGGTATTCAAATAGCTGTCACTCAGTTACCAGGTACACTGTAGGGGATCAAATGCCCCTGTTATTGTAGCAACTAAGACACAgggaaaatgaagacaaaaaaaaaatacccaccaGCCTCCTGTTGTCTGACAGGTCACCAAAGCAAGGAACAGTGATGAAATGTGGAGAATCCTGGCCATCATCTCAAATGTCACTATGGTCAGCATCCCTATTTCTTCCCATATTAACCATGACAGCATGTATTatgaaat
This window contains:
- the Vom1r108 gene encoding vomeronasal 1 receptor 108: MRMASGHFAMGIFLFSQITLGMLGNSSILFHYIFLMFTRKHLMPKDLILKHLTFANSLSIISRGIPRAMSDCGFKYFLDDIGCKLIVYICRITRGMSLYAMCLLSCFQAITINQSNSKCLTLKHRTTKYIGSCCSVSWLVQLFLNILTPTRVSGPIYNKNVTNMMSYGYCSWIASGNMATAVYVLLLCFSDAVCLGLMACSSVSMVSILYRHKRQVKHIHSAQHLIKDSPEDRATQTILILMCTFVLSYSFSSIVVIFTTYSKYPMLWGVSVITFVEICFPIFCPFVIISNMNTISSPFLPCFGKP